DNA from Streptomyces asoensis:
GCCCGATGAGCACCAGCGGTGAGGTCCTGCACCACGCCGTGGAACAGGCCGCCGCCGGCCCCCGGCCGTCCATGCACCGCGTGGTCGAGGTCCTCGAGGAGATGGCCGCGCGCGGGGAGGGCAAGCGGCAGGACACCGCTGCCACGCTCGCCGCTCTGGTGCGGGTCGTGGCAACCCATCATCTGGCCCGGATGGTCTTCGACCCGCATCTGCCGCCCGTACGGCTGGACGCCTCCGCCGGCACCGACATGATCGTGATCACCACGGCCGGGCTGAGGCTGCCGCCGAAGGCAGCGTTCGACAAGGCGGAGGTCTTGCACCAGCAGCCGCTGGAGGCGCTGATCGGCCGCGCGGTGCTCTATCTGATCGCCGCACTCGCCCGGCAGAGCGCGTTCGAGGACCCGGCGCGGTTCACCGCCGTGGTCCTGGACGAGCTGTACTGGCTGACCTCATCCGCCGAGGGCACCGCACTGGTCCACGAGATCCTCCACGACGGCCGCAAACACGGCGCGGGACTCCTGGCGGGCTCGCACGACGCCGAGGAACTGGGCCCCGACCGCGGCCTGATGGCCTACCGCGCCCTCGCGCGCACCACGGATCGTGAACGCGCCTGCCGCGGACTGGAGTTCGTCGGACTCGACCCGGGCGACCCGCATCTGCTGCGGCTGGTGACCACCGGCCTGTCCCCGGTCGGTCACCCGGGCCGCGAGGGCGAATTCCTGCTGACCTGCCCGCGGCAGAACACCGGCCGTATCAAGGTCGCCATCCCCCGCATCGCACGCATCACCACCTCCATCACCACCACGCCGGGACGCCGCACGAACGCGGCCCCGCCGCCCGGACCCGCCGTCGGCGAGGCCGCGGATGCCCCCGCGAAGGAGCACGCCTGATGACCTGGTCTTCGCAGGAGCGCTCCCGGCGCATCGCCGCGGCCGCGAGCGCCCTCATCGTGATCACCATCGTGGCGCTGGTCATCCTCGCCCTCGAGGCAGGCCTGCCGCACGCCTGGTGGCCGCACACCGGTCAGGCCTTCACCACCGGCGCCCGCCCCGCAGGCGATGAGCGGTGCGCCCGGATCGTGGGCCCGGCCAAGGCCTACTGCGAGCGCGGCGCCACACACACCACCGCCAGCCGCCCCGACGTGGCCGGCGCCGCCTGGAAGGTGGCATCCGGCGCAGCCGGCGGCGCGGCCCTGCTGGTGTGGCGGCTGCGGTGCACCACAGGGCAAAGGCGGCCCTGACGTGGCGCGCCCGGACCGTGCAAGGCTGCGCTCGGCCGGCTTCGTCGTGCTGCTCACCGGCCTGTTCGTGCTGGTGAACAGCCAGGTCGTGTACGCGGCCGGCAGCAGTGAGAGCGCAGACCTGCTGGCTCCGCTGAACATCTACTCCTCCGAGGGCGTCCCCATCGACGGGTACGACCTGAACGCCCAGGGCGGCTCCATCGTCGCTTTCAAGACGCAGGCCCTCGCCTTCGCCCTGTCGGGGCTGTTCACCCTGATCCGGCTGCTGGTCGGGCTGGCGGGGTGGGCGATCGAGGTCGCCTTCCGCTTCCCGCTGCTGAAGATCCTCACCCGCCCGGCGCAAAAGGCCGCCGACACCTACGACCACGTGGTCGTCGACGCCCTGGGGCTGAAAGGCCTGCTGCTGGCATGGGCGTTCGTCTTCGCCGGGTTCATGATCGTGCGCGGGCGGGTCGGGCGCGGGCTGGGCGAAATCTTCCTCACCCTGCTCATCGGGGCGCTCGCCGCCTCGGCTCTCATCCGCCCCGACACCCTGCTCTCCCAGGACGGACCGCTGGGACAGGCCCAGCAGGTGGCCGCCGAGGTCGCCCAGCAGAGCGTCGGCTCCTACGACTGGGGCGGCAAGCTCGCCAGCAGCGACCCCTGCGCCGGCATGGCCGCAAAACCCGAAACCACCTGCGAGGAACGTCAGGGCCAAGGGCCCCTGTCGTCAGCTGAAGTGGCCCGCCCGATCCAGGACTCCATCACCAACGCCCTGATCGTCAAGCCGTACATGCTCCTTCAGTACGGGCGCATCCTCGACCCGGCCAGACCTGCCGAGCGCAAGGCCTACGCCGTCCACCTGAAATGGATCACCGGCGGCTACACGGTGGGCAACGCCAAGGTCACCGACGAGGGAAAGCAGACGTGCCGCAAGATTCACGGCCCGGCCAAGAAGTACTGCCAGCGGGGCTACACCGAGGGCGTCACGAACGCCGACGGCAGCGGCCAGGGCATCCCCTCGATGACTCCCGGCAGTGAGCTGCTGGATGCCCCGGCTGCGCTCGTCACCGATGACGACCGTGCTTTCGACGCCTTTTTGACGGACATGAAACGGGCCGGCGACGTCGGCGCGTCCTGCGCCGCCTATGCGCAAAAACCGACCTGGTGGCGGGTCGGCGGCGCTGGGCTGCTGCTCATTGCCGCCCTGTTCATCTGCGGCATGCTGCTGTCCTCGGCGATCGTGCTGCTGGGCGCGCAGGGCATCTGCGCCGCCGCGGCAGCCGTCGGCGGTGTCACCTTCATCGCCGGCATGCTGCCCGGTCCCGCACGCCAGTCGGTGTGGAAGTGGCTGTCGATCTGGGGCATCTGCGGCCTGACCGTGGTCGGGATCTGCGCGTTCGTGCCGTTCTTCGGCATCGCCGTGGACGCCACCCTCACCGACGGCCCCGACCTGATGGTCGAGCGGATCCTGCTGATCGACGTCCTGGCCATCGCGGGCGCGGCCGGACACCGCCGGCTCCTGAGCGGCATCGTCTCCTTCGGCCACCGCATGGCCCTGCGGATGCGCTACGCCAAGGTCGGCGGCACCCACCTGCCCGGCGACACCTCCGAGCTCGGCGCCGCGCTCGCCATGAACTCGCCTGCCGCGCTCGGCGGATACGGCGGGGGCTTGCGCGCCTTCACCGCAGGCGGGGGCGGCCGGTTCGGGCTGCTGGGCACCCGCCAGCGGCTGATGGGTGCGCTGACATCGCTGGCCGACGGAGCAGGCATGGCGGTGGACACCGGCCGCATCCTCGCCGATGCACGCGCCGAAGCCGGGCGCGGGCTCGCGCCCGTCACCGCCGCGGCCGCCGTCGGCGCGATGGGGGCGCGGCTCGCAGGCAAGGGCGGCCACTGGCTGCTGATCGGCCGCAGACCGGACGAGGAGCGGCTGGCCAAGTGGCGCAAGCCCACAGCCGACGACGGCGGCAGCGGAGGCGGGGGCGGCCCTTCCGGCGGCCCCGGCAGGGGACCCCACCGTCCCGGCGGTCCGCCCGACCGCTACCGCAACGAGGACGGCCAGATCATCGACCGCCGTACGGGGCAGGTGCTGCACGACGACCATGGCGACCGCACCCTGCTGTCGACGCGCGCCCACAACCGTCTGGTGCGCTTGCGCGGATACCGCATTCTCCGCCGGGGCGGCCGCGCCGCGTACGGGGTGAGCGTCGGGCTCCCGGCCACGGTGCGCGGGGCCCGCGTCGGCGGATCGCAGTATGCGCACGATGCCCGCCAGCAGGTGCGGGTGTGGGCCAACAGTGTCCGCGAGGACGGCCGGGCCTGGGCCGACGTGGGCCGTCAGGCCGCCTCCCGCCCGGTGCGAAGCCGCCGGTCAGCACCGACAGCTCCGTCGTCCCCGCTTTCGGGCCCGGCGCAGCCCACCCCACGGCCGCGCAGCAGCACCCCCACCAGCGCCCCGCCCGCCGGTCGGCCGGCCTCCGCAGGCCGGTTCACCGAAGGCAGCGGCCCCCCTCCCGAAGACCCTGCATCCCGCAGGCCGGGCCCGGCCCTTCCCGGTGGAGGCAGCGCCCGCGACAGCACACGCGACGAGGCCCGCCGGCGGATGCAGGACCTGCTGCGCCGCACCGCGCCGCACGCCGAACAGCTGCGCCGCGATCAAAGCCGGCCGCAGCCGCCCCAGGACGGTGATCCCCGGTGAAGCGGGCCTCTCGTCTGGCGCGGTGGGCAGGCGTGATCATGCTGCTGCTGTTCGGCGCCGTGTGCTGCGCGGCTCCCCTCTCCCAGGCGCTCAGCGCCTACGCCGCGATGGAGGCCGGCCTGCGAGACAGCGGCGCGATCACCGGCGGTGGCACGACGGCCGGCATCCCGGCGCGGATGCTGGCCGCCTACAAGAAGGCCGCCACGCAGGCCGGCCGGCACGTGCCGGCGTGCAAGGGCATGCGCTGGCCGATCCTGGCCGGAATCGCCAAGGTCGAGTCCAACCACGCCATCGGCCGGAGCATCGCCGCCAACGGAGACATCCGCCCGAAGATCTACGGAGTGCTCCTCAACGGCTCTGGGGCCGGCGGCAACACCACGGCCCTCCCTGACACCGACGGCGGCACCTGGGACGGCACCGCCACCGGGGAGCGCGCGGTGGGGCCCTTTCAGTTCCTGCCCTCCACCTGGCAGGACATCGGCAAGGACGCCAACGGGGACACCAGCGCCGATCCGCACAACGCCGACGACGCCGCGCTCGGTGCCGCCGTCTACCTGTGCGGCAACGGCCGTGACCTGACCAAGCGCCCCCAGCTGAGGGCCGCGATCTTGCAGTACAACCACTCCACCGCATACCTGGAGGACGTGCTGGGCTTCATCGACCAGTACACGGCCGCCCCCAACGGCCCCCGCCTGAACAACACTTCCGCAAAGGTCCGCACCGTCATCGAGACCGCCCTCGCCCAGCGGGGCGTGCCCTACTCGTGGGGCGGCGGCAACGCCCAGGGCGCGTCCTACGGCCTGTGCTGCTCACCCGGCGGCAAGAGCGGCACCGCCATCAAGGGCTTCGACTGCTCGGGGCTGACCCTGTATGCCTACGCCCAGGCCGGCGTCCGGCTTGCGCGCACCGCGGCCGCCCAGGCCGAAGCAGGCAGGCGGATCCCCGCCCGGCTCGGCGTCGGCGCGCTCGCGCCCGGTGACCTTGTCTTCTTCGCTGACGCCCCCGGCCGCGACGCGACGATCTATCACGTTGGGATCTACCTCGGCGGCGGCCAGATGATCAACGCCCCCAGGCCGGGCGCCGTGGTCCGCCTGGACGCGGTCAGCGCCATGCCGGGATACGCGGGAGGGGCCCGGCTGCTATGACCACACCCTCGGCGCGCTCGCCGCGCCTGCTGCTGCTCGCCACCGCGGCCCTGGCCGTGGCAGGAACGGCCCTGCTGACGGTTCCTGATAGGCCGAGTACACCCGCCATCTCGGCTCCACCGCGCTCTGCCGTGCCCACGGCGCCGTTCTCCGGCGGGCGCCCGCCGGAGAACGTTGCCACCTCCTCTGCCACGGTCTCCCCCGCACCGGCGCAGGCGGCCGGTGTGCCCGCGCCGGCGCCGCCCGGCGAGGGTGTGGCCGGTGATGCAGCCATCCAGACGTCACTGCAGGAGGCCTGGCCCGCCGACCTTCCTGACGGCGACGAGCGCAGCCTCCTTCGGGCGGGGCGGGACCTGCTGCGGGCCGACGCCACCGGCGTCGGCCGCGCCCGGTGGCCCGCGCTCTTCGGCGGCCCGCACCAGAGCACCGCGCCGGCGTTCGCCACCGCCGGTTTCCGGATCCAGGCTGCCATCGCCCGCAGCGACAACAGCCCCGACAGGGCCGTGGTGCATCTGGTGTGGGCGGGCACGGACCGCGCCGGCACCTTCACGACCGCCGCCTCACCGACTGGTACTTCACCCGCACATCGGCGAAAGGAGCATCCACGTGGACTGTGCTGCCTCCTGCCTGACCGCCCAAGCCATCGCATCCGCGTCCGGCCCGCTCTTCGCTCTGTTCACCGCCCTGCTCCACACGGCCGCCTGGGTGATCGCCCACTGGTATGCGCTGGCGGCGGCAGCCGCCGCTGCCTGGGCCGTGAGCGAGGCGGTGGTGCGCCACCTGGCACGCAAGGCCTCGGCCGAGCGGATGGCGCTGGAGCTCGTAGCGGAGCGGCACTTCGACCCCGGCCTGGAGGAGATCTTCCGCCGTGGGGTCCAGCTCGCCCGGGCCTCGACGAGCATGCCGTGGTGGGCGCCGCGCCGCTCCAAAGCCGTACAGATCCGGCTGCGTGCCGACGGCTCCCGTGCGCTGCGCTACCGGATCGAGGGACCCGCCGGCGGCGAACGCCTGCTGTCGATCACTCCCTTCGGGCCGGCCGTCACCGTGCAGCGGGCCCGTCCCCTCGCCGACAAGCCGCGTGAGCATGTGGTGCGGGCGGAGTTCATCCTGCGCGGCAAGCCGACGGCGCCGCTGCGCGAGGTGCCGCTGGACCCGGACCCGTTGCAGCCGCTGATCGATGCCGTGTGCGACCTGCGTACGGAACTGGGTGACCTGGCCGAGGTGCGGCTCGACATCCAGCGCTCTCCCAAGTGGGTGCTGCGTGCGCGCCGTGGGCAGCTGATGGCGGACGCCCGCCGCAAAGAGCGCCGTGAGGCACAGCGCTCCGCCAAGTGGGTGCGCCATGACGCAGGCGAGGACTCCTTCGCCTGGCAGCTGCAGCATCTCATCAGCGGCAAGCCAAGCGGGGGCGGCCGCCGTCTGGTCGTGCCACCGGTTGCGCGCCGAGTGGGTCCCCAGGAGGCGCTGGGCAAGCTCGCTGACGACGACCACCTGGTACGTGTGCAGCTGCTCGTGATGTGCGCGTCGAACACCCAAGGGCGGGCCCAGGCACGGCTCGCGCAGCTGCAGGCCGCCTTCGACGTGTTCGGCGGCGGCTCGCGGTGGGCGATGCGCGGCTGGAGTGTGGGCCCCTGGCGGTTCGGGGCGGACCGCTGGCCCAGCCGGCGCGGTTTCGAGCGCCGTTGGCAGCTGGGGCACTGCCAGCCGCCCCGACCGAACTGGGTACGCCTGGAGGAACTGACCGGCCTGCTCAAGCCCCCCACCGTGCACTGCCGGCTGCCGCTGCTCGCCGCGGACCTGCCCACCTTCGAGTTCGACAACCCCCAGTTGCTGCTGCAGGGCATCTACCGCGCCCCCGACGGCCGCCGGCGCCTGGTCGCCAGCCACGCCGACGAGACGCTGTTCGAAGTCGGCGTGGGCAAGGCGGGCGGCGGAAAGACCGAACGCGCCCTCGCTCAGGCGATCGGCTGGGCGCACGCCGGCGGCGGGCTGATGTTCGTCGACCCGCACCGCGACTCCTGGCCCCGCGCCCTGCCGTTCCTGGCCCACGACACGCTGATGCAGCGCATCGCTCTCATCGACCTCAACGCCCACGGACCCACTCCGCAGGTCAGTTGCTGGAACCCGCTCGGCATGCACCAGGGCCAGCGCGCGCACGAGGTCGTCGAGGCCACCGCCGACACCTTCGCCTCCGCGCTCGGCTGGGACGACGCCAGCGCACCACGCGCGCTGACCATCCTCACCGCCGCCCTGGCCGTGCTGGTCGCCCTCAACGAAACCGCCTGCCAAGCCGGCCAGTGCGAAGCCCAGAGCACCATCTTCCACGTGCGGGCCCTGCTCACCGATCCGCTCTTTCGCAGCGCGGCGCTCGCCGGGGTCCAGGGGCGCCTCGATGAGGAGACCTGCTCCTGGTGGCAGACGGTGTTCCCCACCCTGCCCGCCGACTCCTTCGCCGTGGTCCTCAACCCGATCGCCCGCCTCGCCGCCAACCCCGTCACCCGCGCGTTCCTCGGCCAGCCGGCCGGCGTCTACAACATCCGCGCCGCGATGGACTCGGAAATGATCGTGTGGGTGTGCCCGGGCGGCAACGGGCCCACCGACCGCCTGATCACCGCGCTCCTGGCCCGGGATCTGCTGCGCGCCGTACGCTCGCGCCGCGACAGCCCCGTAAGCCGGCGCGTCCCCTTCCGCGCCTACTTCGACGAGCTCATCACTCTCACCGGGGCAGCCCCGGAAACGATCGCCGCAATGTTCGAGGACTTCCGCAAATACCGCGTCCACGTCCACGGTATGACCCAGCTCCTGGCCCGCCTGCCCACCCCGGTGCGCCTGTCTTTGGTGCAGAACGCCTCCACCCTCGCCTCCACCGCCGGCTCGCAGTCCGCCATCGCCGCCGTCACCGCCGAGTGGGGCGAGCATCCCAGCCCTGCCCATGTCGCCGCCCTGGACCGTTACGAGCACTACATGTCGCTGACCGTTCACGGCCGGCGCGTCGGCCCCGTCCAGATCACCGGCGTGCACCTCGACACCGTCTTCGCCGCGTACGCCCGCCCCCGCCAGAGCACGGCCCTGCTGCGCTCAGCCCAGGCCACGGCCGGCACGGCCCCGCTCGATCAGCTCACGGCCCGAGCCGCCGACCAGCTCGCCCGCGTCAGCCGCTTCCTCACCCAGCACACCCCCGCCCTGCCCACAACGCCCCCCGAACAGAAGGGATACCAGTGACCACTCCCGCGCCCCCTGTACAGGCCAGGCACACTCCCAGCCCTCTCGAACCGCTTCCCCACCAGCTCCTGACCGCACTCGCCCAGCACCGCATGGCGACCACCAGCCAGCTCCATACCCTGTTGCGCCCCCACGCCAGCCGGCAGGCCATCTCCCACCCCCTCAACACACTGCGCCGCCGCCAGCTGGTCGGATACACCGTGCTGGCCCGATCGAACGGAGCCCGCGCCTGGTACCTCACCGGCGAAGGCGCCCGTCTCACCCGTGACTTGCCCGCCCTGCGCGGCCGCCCCCCGTACCCGATCACCACCGCCACGGCTGCCTCGCTGAAAACCCCCCACACGCTGACCGTCGTCCGCACCCACCTGGCCTTCGTCACCGATGCCCGCCGTCACGGCGACGAACACGGCCCCCTCGACTGGACCCCCGAGGTCTCCCACCCGCTCGGCGACGGCGAGCGCCTCATCGCCGACGCGGTCCTGCGCTACACACTCAACCGCGGCGAACAGCGCACCAAGCTGCGGGCGTTCGCCGAGATCGACCGGAGCACCATGGGCAGCGAACGCCTCGCCTCCAAGCTCATCGAGTACGCACGCCTGTGGTCCTGCCAGTCGCAGCCCGCCGGCCGCCGGCACCGCGCGCAAACCCTCGCCGGGCCCGCATGGCTGCGCTGGTACCCCGTCTTTCCCCGGGTGCTGTTCGTACTGACCGGCGCCTCCCGCACCGTCCTGAGCCACCGCATCAGCGACCTGCAGGCCATGACCGCCCAGCATCCGCTCGTCAATGCCCTCGCCCGGCAGGTACCGCTGGGCGCGGCAGTCCTGGACGACCTCGAACTGCGCGGGCCCTCCAGCAGGGTGTGGACGCCCCTCCTGGGCGGCACGCCACGGCCGTGGACCGAGCTGTGACACCAGCAGAGGGTGAAGGAATGTCGCAGCCCTGCAACAGCCCCACAACCCACTCGACTTCACATTAGCGAACAGATAGTTTACGGCTGCACACCGCAAGGGCGGCGGACAACCGTCCCGCCCGAAGAGATATGGGAGAAGCCAGATGAAGCCGGTGAGCAACGCGATTCGCCAGGGCGAAGACAGCTGGAGCCAGACGCCGTCCACCCCGACCCGGTCCGTCAGCCAGGTCGGGGACGCATGGGTACTGCAGGGGGCCGGAGACTACGACCTGACCGACCTCAACGAGTTACGCCGCCGGTTCCCCGACCGGCGAGTCACCCTCGACGCAGACATGATCATCGTCTGGCCGCCCTTCACCCCCGCCGAACCGAACCCGGCACATCACCGCCCGGTCCCCCACTCCGGCACGGAACAGGGGCAGCCGGTCCGTTTCCCCCACCCCATTCCGGCCACTTCACCTCACTCACCCCAGCAGCACCAAGGGCCCCAGCCCCGGCCCGTCACGCACCCCGCACAGGGAGCCGACGCCGCTGAAGCACCGGAACACCCCACAGAAATCCCCTCAATCCGGCCCGCAGCACACCAGCCCACACGCCACGACACCCCGCCGCAGCACCATCACGCACACCTGACCTGCACAGCCAAAAGCCAACACCGGCAGCCGGGTTGACAAACAAACCCTCGAGGCCGCCCGCAGGCATATGCATAGCTTGTCGTTGCGCAAAGGCACTCACCACACAACCGGCCTGCAGCACCACGAGTCCAGCCCACACCCCCCCAGGAAGCAGACGCCCGTCAGGGTGTGCACGCGAGGAGACAGCCGTGACACGCCGGGCACATCGCCCGCCCGTCGCATCCCTCGCACCGCACAGCACCGGCTCCAAGAGCTGCAGCCCCTGCAGCACACGCCAGCCAAGTCACCGCCTGCTTCCCCGCCGCAGACCGCACCGGCCGATCCAGATCACAGCAGCCACTGTCTCGAAAGGATGAGGAATTGAGCAGGCCCCGCGCACGCGCCGACGCCGCACCAAGCAACGTTCACCAGCATCGCGTTGCCCGCCCTGTGGCCCCGCCGCGGGTGTCGGCTCGCAGGCGCCGGCCGGGTGTCATCGCACTGTCGCTCGCACTGATCGGTGCCGGCGGGGCCGGTGCCGCGGTACTGCTGCTCCAGGTCGGCGACCGCACCGAAGTGGTGACCGTGGTGCGCGACGTCCAGGTCGGCCAGGTCCTCACGGAAGGCGACCTGGGCACCGCCTCGATCGCCCTGGACCCCGCGGTCAAAACGGTGCGCAGTGACGACCTGGACCTGGTGGTGGGCCAACGCGCTGCCGTGGAACTCAGACCCGGCTCTCTCCTGGCACCGTCGCAGGTGACGAAAGACTCGCTGGTCAAGACGGGTGAGCAGTTGGTACCGATCGGGCTGGAGCCCAAGCAGATCCCTGCCACCGCGCTGGTACCGGGGCAGAAGGTCCAACTGGTACAGGTGCCGGCCCAGTCGGCGGCGGACACCGGCCAGACACCCCCCGCCGCGCCCCGCACCATCGCCGGGCGGGTCGTGAAGGCCTCGGGAGCCGCGCCCGGCACCGGGATCATGGTGGTTGACGTCGCCACGTCCGCTGCCGACGGCCCCACGGCAGCCGCCTGGGTGGCCGCCGGCACCTTACGTCTGGTCCTCGCCGCTGCGGACGGCAGCTGATGGCTGTCATCGCCCTGGCGGGCTGCAGTGGTGCGCCGGGAGTGACCACGAGCGCACTCGCCCTGCTGCTGTCCTGGCCCCTGGCACCGGGCCGGCGGCTGGTCCTGGCCGAGTGCGATCCGGACGGCGGGGCCGTGCTGCACGGCCTGCTACAAGGCACCCTCGGCGACCGCTACGGACTGCGCAACCTCTCCGTCGCCGCCCGCCAGGGCGACCTCGGCGACGCCTTCTGGCGTCAGCTGATCGATTTGAGCGGCGAGGACGGCGCGCAGGATGCGCCGCGTGACCGGCTGCTGCTTCCGGGCCTCAGCGATCCTTCTCAGGCGGCGAGCCTGGAGCCGGTATGGAAGGCACTGGGGGTCATCTTCCGCGGCATCGACGCCGAGCACGGACACGACGTCCTGATCGACCTGGGCCGAACCGGGGCTTTCGGAGCGTGCGGCGTGCTGGCCGAGCAGGCCGACGCGGTGCTGGTGGTGGTGCGCAATACGCTGCGCTGCCTGCAGGCGGCGCAGGGCCGGGTGCGCGCCCTGCTGGAGCGGGTCGGGGACGTCGGGCTGGTGGTCATCGGTGAAGGGCCGTATCCGGCGGGCGAGGTGCAGCGCGTGCTGCAGGTGCCGGTAGTGGCGAGCCTGCCGTACACGCCGAAGGACGCCCGGGTGCTGTCCGACGGAGCCGAGCAGCCGCGTCACTTCACCAGGTCACCGCTGATGAAGGCCGCCAGGACCAGCGGCACGCTGCTGATGCAGCACGCTGCACTGCGGCGGGCGCGCCTGGATCCGGCCGGCCGGCACGGCGCAGGTCACGGGGTGAACCGTGCGCGGTAAGCCCCTGCACACCGATCCCATCGTCGCCGCGGTTCCCGGCCCGCCCCCGCTGCGGCGGCCGCGGCCGCCGCAGGCGAACGGCAGCCCGCCGGCCGCGCCTGGTGCTGCCTCAAGCAGGCAGCTGCTCGGTGCCGCGGCGCCTCGGGCCAGCGTCGATTACGAGGTCGCCCGGCAGATCGCGGGCCAGGTCGCCAAGCAGCGCGAGGAGTTGCTGAAGACGACGCCCGCGATGGACCGGGCGAGCGAAGAGCAGCGTTGCCTGGACTGGATCAATGAGGCCGTCGCCTTGTGGTCGGACGCTCACGCGATGGGGCCGCAGGCCGATGAGGCATTGCGGCGTGCGGTCTACGACCTGCTCTTCCGGGCTGGCCGGCTCCAGCCGTACTTGGACGACGAGCGGGTCGAGGACATCATCATCCAGGGTCCGGGTGAGGTGTGGCTCGACTACGGCAACGGTGAACGCCGCATGGTCGGCGCGATCGCAGAGTCGGAAGAAGAACTGCTCGAGCTG
Protein-coding regions in this window:
- a CDS encoding ATP/GTP-binding protein: MDCAASCLTAQAIASASGPLFALFTALLHTAAWVIAHWYALAAAAAAAWAVSEAVVRHLARKASAERMALELVAERHFDPGLEEIFRRGVQLARASTSMPWWAPRRSKAVQIRLRADGSRALRYRIEGPAGGERLLSITPFGPAVTVQRARPLADKPREHVVRAEFILRGKPTAPLREVPLDPDPLQPLIDAVCDLRTELGDLAEVRLDIQRSPKWVLRARRGQLMADARRKERREAQRSAKWVRHDAGEDSFAWQLQHLISGKPSGGGRRLVVPPVARRVGPQEALGKLADDDHLVRVQLLVMCASNTQGRAQARLAQLQAAFDVFGGGSRWAMRGWSVGPWRFGADRWPSRRGFERRWQLGHCQPPRPNWVRLEELTGLLKPPTVHCRLPLLAADLPTFEFDNPQLLLQGIYRAPDGRRRLVASHADETLFEVGVGKAGGGKTERALAQAIGWAHAGGGLMFVDPHRDSWPRALPFLAHDTLMQRIALIDLNAHGPTPQVSCWNPLGMHQGQRAHEVVEATADTFASALGWDDASAPRALTILTAALAVLVALNETACQAGQCEAQSTIFHVRALLTDPLFRSAALAGVQGRLDEETCSWWQTVFPTLPADSFAVVLNPIARLAANPVTRAFLGQPAGVYNIRAAMDSEMIVWVCPGGNGPTDRLITALLARDLLRAVRSRRDSPVSRRVPFRAYFDELITLTGAAPETIAAMFEDFRKYRVHVHGMTQLLARLPTPVRLSLVQNASTLASTAGSQSAIAAVTAEWGEHPSPAHVAALDRYEHYMSLTVHGRRVGPVQITGVHLDTVFAAYARPRQSTALLRSAQATAGTAPLDQLTARAADQLARVSRFLTQHTPALPTTPPEQKGYQ
- a CDS encoding SAF domain-containing protein — translated: MSARRRRPGVIALSLALIGAGGAGAAVLLLQVGDRTEVVTVVRDVQVGQVLTEGDLGTASIALDPAVKTVRSDDLDLVVGQRAAVELRPGSLLAPSQVTKDSLVKTGEQLVPIGLEPKQIPATALVPGQKVQLVQVPAQSAADTGQTPPAAPRTIAGRVVKASGAAPGTGIMVVDVATSAADGPTAAAWVAAGTLRLVLAAADGS
- a CDS encoding NlpC/P60 family protein: MLLLFGAVCCAAPLSQALSAYAAMEAGLRDSGAITGGGTTAGIPARMLAAYKKAATQAGRHVPACKGMRWPILAGIAKVESNHAIGRSIAANGDIRPKIYGVLLNGSGAGGNTTALPDTDGGTWDGTATGERAVGPFQFLPSTWQDIGKDANGDTSADPHNADDAALGAAVYLCGNGRDLTKRPQLRAAILQYNHSTAYLEDVLGFIDQYTAAPNGPRLNNTSAKVRTVIETALAQRGVPYSWGGGNAQGASYGLCCSPGGKSGTAIKGFDCSGLTLYAYAQAGVRLARTAAAQAEAGRRIPARLGVGALAPGDLVFFADAPGRDATIYHVGIYLGGGQMINAPRPGAVVRLDAVSAMPGYAGGARLL
- a CDS encoding replication-relaxation family protein, whose protein sequence is MTTPAPPVQARHTPSPLEPLPHQLLTALAQHRMATTSQLHTLLRPHASRQAISHPLNTLRRRQLVGYTVLARSNGARAWYLTGEGARLTRDLPALRGRPPYPITTATAASLKTPHTLTVVRTHLAFVTDARRHGDEHGPLDWTPEVSHPLGDGERLIADAVLRYTLNRGEQRTKLRAFAEIDRSTMGSERLASKLIEYARLWSCQSQPAGRRHRAQTLAGPAWLRWYPVFPRVLFVLTGASRTVLSHRISDLQAMTAQHPLVNALARQVPLGAAVLDDLELRGPSSRVWTPLLGGTPRPWTEL